Genomic segment of Oncorhynchus masou masou isolate Uvic2021 unplaced genomic scaffold, UVic_Omas_1.1 unplaced_scaffold_1645, whole genome shotgun sequence:
CACGTCGACCAGAGCTCAAGACATCTCTTTGCAGCCTTTGTTTGACCaatgctccctccctcctctctccctctctctcgctctcgcccttaaagactgagtgaaaccATTGGCAGCAGCAGCTGTGTGATACTCAAACACCACTATATCAGGCCAGCCAGGAACAACGAGGACAGACATGGGGAAAATGTTGCTGGCCGTGTGCGTACAAACAGCAGAGTGCACGTGATCAGACGGGGTTAAACCGTGATAGGATAGGACAACAGAAAGGTGTTGTCATGTCCACTTCCAACAGCGTCGTAAACTCAGTGTCTTCCTGACACTTCAAAGACAcatcattttttatatttttttttctgtGAACAGATTAATATTGGTGTCCTGTCTATTTGTGTGGAGGGTTGTTGCTATGACGACCATACGGGACCACGTCGGAACACGCCGTTGTTGTTGTCCTGTACgtacgttgttgttgttgtcctgtaCGTACGTTGTTGTTGTCCTGTACgtacgttgttgttgttgtcctgtaCTTACGTTGTTGTTGTGTGGGAAATTAGCAAACAGAAAGGCTGATTCCAGACAAGCCAATTCCAGACCAAATAGCTAGTACACCAGATTCCAGACAAACCAGATTCCAGACAAACCAGATTCCAGACAAACCAGATTCCAGACAAACCAGATTCCAGACAAACCAGATTCCAGACAAGCCGGCTATTTTTCCCCCTAGAGATTTTAGACAAGGTCTtttattgttgtgttgttgggTTCACCAAAACCCTTCTGTTGTACATTATACTACAGAGGAAACTGCTCCAGCTCTCTGTTAATGGAGCTTTTCACAACACTGAATAAATCACCAACTAGTGTGATTCTACATGAGGCTTAGTGATGAAACATCCCTGGGTCATTTATACCCCCGGTGGGGATACAAAGCATATTACCCACAAGCCTTACATTAAATCAAATTGGATTTtttcacatgcgctgaatacaaccttacactgaaatgcttacttacgagtcccgaaccaacaatgcagttttaaaaaatgcagataagaataagaaataaatgtaacaagtaattaaagagcagcagtaaaataacaatagcgagactataaacAGGGggaactggtacagagtcaatgtgccggggcaccggttagttgaggtagtatggacatgtaggtagagatattaaagtgcatagatgacagcaacagagagtagcagtggtgtaaaggggGGTGGGTTAGGAATGTCgatagtctgggtagtcatttaATTACTTTCCATTATAAACTAGCTTTGCCCTATAATCTAATCCTCTGCATATTATATCACACTCCAGTGCCTCCCAGAGTTACCATCAGAGCTGACTGAGtcaatcaatctctctctctctccctccctctccctccttccctctctctccctccttccctccctccctccttccctctccttccctctctccctccttccctctccctccttccctccctccctccttccctctccctccttccctccctccctccttcctctccttccctctccctcctccctcccctcctcctctccctccctctctctcactccctccctctccctcctctcccctctcccttccctccttctccctccctccccctccctccctcctcctctccctcttctcctctccttccccctccctcctcccctccctcctcttccctccctccctccctctctccttccctccctccctcccctcccctctctctccctctcctccctctcccccctccctccctccctctctccttccctccctccttccctcctccctccccctccctcttccctcccctccctccctccctcctctccttacctcctccctccccctacccccctcctccctctcccctccctcccctccttcttctcctatctccctccctctctccctctccccctcctccctccttcctccctctcccctccctccctctccctccctctctcctcccctctctcctttccctcccctccctccttcccctctctctcctccctccctctctctcgctccctccttccctcattaAGTGAATTTACAGGAAGCAGGGAAGGAAAGGTAGGATAATCTCACAGCAGTCATTGATGACGACGATAATAAACAAATATTCCCTCTGTGTTGTTTTTAGGAGTGTTATTCTCAGATCTCCGGGTGTGTCTCCGTGTTCCTACCTCGGGGTCGGCCAGTCTCTGTGACAGTCCCACTAGAAACACCAGGTTTCTCTGCACCACCCTGACGCTGGCCAGGTGTTTCCTGTTTTCTGTCGTCTTCTGTTTCTTCTCCACCTGTTTGGCCTTCTTCTCATTCTTTATCCTCTGCAGCTCCTCCGCTGACAGGGGGTTGTAGACCGCTGGGTTCTCTGGGTAAGGCTgttagagacaggagagagaggggtttgttAGATAAAAGGAAAGGGGTCTGTACACCGCTGAGGCCTCTGGGTAAggctggtacagagacaggagagagaggggtctgtaCACCGCTGAGGCCTCTGGGTAAGGCTgttagagagacaggagagagaggggtctgtaCACCGCTGAGGCCTCTGGGTAAGGCTgttacagagacaggagagagaggggtctgtaCACCGCTGAGGCCTCTGGGTAAggctggtacagagacaggagagagaggggtctgtaCACCGCTGAGGCCTCTGGGTAAggctggtacagagacaggagagagaggggtatgtaCACCGCTGAGGCCTCTGGGTAAGGCTgttagagagacaggagagagaggggtctgtaCACCGCTGAGGCCTCTGGGTAAggctggtacagagacaggagagagaggggtatgtaCACCGCTGAGGCCTCTGGGTAAggctggtacagagacaggagagagaggggtctgtaCACCGCTGAGGCCTCTGGGTAAggctggtacagagacaggagagagtttCGTGTTAGATAAAAGGACAGGGATTTGTACACTTCTGTGTAAAGCTGTAGGCAGAGGGGCAGCACGTTACACCGCCCCCTAACTTTCCCAAGATTCCCCGGTTTCCTGTTGTTCCCAGAGCAGGCCATTCCCCAGTTTCCTGTTGTTCCCAGAGCAGGCTATTCCCCAGTTTCCTGTTGTTCCCAGAGCAGGCTATTCCCCAGTTTCCTGTTGTTCCCAGAGCAGGCTATTCCCCAGTTTCCTGTTGTTCCCAGAGCAGGCTATTCCCCAGTTTCCTGTTGTTCCCAGAGCAGGCTATTCCCCAGTTTCCTGTTGTTCCCAGAGCAGGCTATTCCCCAGTTTCCTGTTGTTCCCAGAGCAGGCCATTCCCCGACATCGCCTTTTTGTCGGATGCTACATTTTTGGCCAGTTGCAATTGTAAGTAGGCTTAATTTAAAAAATTACATTTTTACTTTAACTTAACCATATCTTTTTCTATTGTGAAAGATGTTGTGAAGCCTCATAGCCAGTTAAGTTATTTGAAAAAGACCTAATATAACAAGGTAGCTATAATTTCCCAGCAGCAGGCGCTGTCCACCTGTTGATTGCGCTGCGGTTCCAGAGTTCACGTTTCAGCACCACTGAAACGGTCCGCCAGCCTGTTTTATCAACTGGCATTCTCCAGTTTTCTCTCTCCTCAGAAGGAAGTTCCCGACATAAGGCAACTTCCTTCTTAGAAAATTACATTTGGCACTTTTTGAATCTCGGGTCTGAGagttttttaaattgttttttatGGGGTTTTTTTGTGGGTTTTTTAATGAAACATATCAAATCATTTGGGGGCTTCGGGGGACCAAATAATATTACCCGCAGGTCAGATTTGGCTCGCGgaccgccagttggggaaccctagGGTAGGGGATTAGACTAGGGTTTAGGGTAGAATATGGGGTAGGGGGTTAGACTAGGGTTTAGGGTAGAATATGGGGTAGGGGGTTAgactagggtttagggtaggataTGGGGTAGGGGGTTAGACTAGGGTTTAGGGTAGAATATGGGGTAGGGGATTAgactagggtttagggtaggataTGGGGTAGGGGATTAgactagggtttagggtaggataTGGGGTAGGGGATTAgactagggtttagggtaggatatggggtagggggttagactagggtttagggtaggatatggggtagggggttagactagggtttagggtaggataTGGGGTAGGGGATTAgactagggtttagggtaggataTGGGGTAGGGGGTTAGACTAGGGTTTAGGGTAGAATATGGGGTATTTGGTTAgactagggtttagggtaggataAGGGGTAGGGGGTTAGACTAGGGTTTAGGGTAGAATATGGGGTAGGGGGTTAGACTAGGATTTAGGGTAGGATATGGGGTAGGGGGTTAgactagggtttagggtaggataTGGGGTAGGGGGTTAGACTAGGGTTTAGGGTAGAATATGGGGTAGGGGATTAgactagggtttagggtaggataTGGGGTAGGGGATTAGACTAGGGTTTAGGGTAGAATATGGGGTAGGGTTTAGACTAGGGTTTAGGGTAGAATATGGGGTAGGGGTTAgactagggtttagggtaggatatggggtaggggttagactagggtttagggtagaatatggggtaggggttagactagggtttagggtaggataTGGAGTAGGGGTTAgactagggtttagggtagggtttAGACTAGGGTAGGTTAATAAATTATATGGGGTAGGGGGTTAGACTAGGGAATGGTTTAGGGTAGGATATGGGGTAGGGATTAGACTAGGGCAGGGTTTAAGGTAGGATATGGGGTAGAGGTCAGACTAGGGCAGGGTTTAGGGTAGGATATGGGGTAGGGGTAGACTagggtagggtttagggtaggatgtggggtaggggttagactagggtagggtttagggtaggataTGGGGTAGGGGGTAGACTAGGGCAGGGTTTAGGGTAGGACATGGGGTAGGGGAGAGACTAGGGTTTAGGTAGGATATGGGGTAGGGATTAGATTAGGGCAGGGTTTAGGGTAggatatggggtaggggttagACTAGGGAAGGGTAGGATATGGGGTAGGGGGAAGACTAGGGCAGGGTTTAGGGTAGGATATGGAGTAGGGGTTAGACTagggtagggtttagggtaggatatggggtaggggttagACTAGGGCAGGGTTTAGGGTAGGATATGGGGTAGGGAGATTAGACTGGGGAAGGGTAggatatggggtaggggttagactagggcagggtttagggtaggatatggggtaggggttagACTAGGGCAGGGTTTAGGGTAGGAAATGGGGTAGGGGTTAGACTAGGGCAGGGTTTAGGGTAGGAAATGGGGTAGGGGTTAGACTAGGGCAGGGTTTAGGGTAGGAAATGGGGTAGGGGGTAGACTAGGGAAGGGTAGAATATGGGGTAGGGGTTACACTAGGGCAGGGTAggatatggggtaggggttagACTAGAGCAGGGTAGGATATTGGGTAGGGGGGTTAGACTAGGGCAGGGTAGGATATTGGGTAGGGGGTTAGACTAGGGCAGGGTTTAGGGTAGGATAGGGGTAGGGATTAGACAAGGGAAGGGTAGGATATGGGGTAAGGGTTAGACTAGGGCAGGGTTTAGGGTAGGAAATGGGGTAGGGGGGTTAGACTAGGGCAGGGTTTAGGGTAGGATATGGGGTAGGGATTTGACTAGGGCAGGGTAggatatggggtaggggttagACTAGGGCAGGGTTTAGGGTAGGATATAGGGTAGGGGGTTAGACTAGGGCAGGGTTTAGGGTAGGATATGGGGTAGGTGTTGGACTAGGGCAGGGTAGGATATGGGGTAGGGGGGTTAGACTAGGGCAGGGTAggatatggggtaggggttagactagggcagggtaggatatggggtaggggttagACTAGGGCAGGGTAGGATATGGGGTAGGGGGTAGACTAGGGCAGGTAGGATATGGGGTAGGGATTAGACTAGGGCAGGGTAGGATATGGGGTAGGGGGGTTAGACTAGGGCAGGTAGGATATGGGGTAGGGATTAGACTAGGGCAGGGTAGGATATGGGGTAGGGGGTTAGACTAGGGCAGGGTAGGATATGGGGTAGGGGGGTTAGACTAGGGCAGGGTAGGATATGGGGTAGGGGTTGGACTAGGGCAGGGTAGGATATGGGGTAGGGGGGTTAGACTAGGGCAGGGTTTAGGGTAggatatggggtaggggttagACTAGGGCAGGGTAGGATAAGGGGGAGGGGTTAGACTAGGGTAGGATATGGGGTAGGGGGGTTAGACTAGGGCAGGGTAggatatggggtaggggttagactagggcagggtaggatatggggtagggggttagactagggcagggtaggatatggggtaggggttagACTAGGGCAGGGTTTAGGGTAGGATATGGGGTAGGGGGTTAGACTAGGGTAGCCTACCTTTCTGCAGGCGGGGCAGAGGCCGTTCTCGTCTGTGCGGATGCGGTGCCAGCAGAAGCGACAGATCTGGTAGCCGCAGGTGCAGGGGAAGAAGTGGGCGTCGTCCGTCTCCAGCAGCTCCAAACACAGCGGACACTCCATGGGATCCATATCCTTCACCTCTGGACTGCAGGATATCCGAGacgacgaggagagagagacacgtggCAGAGGGCAGCGCAGGCTGGAAAGAGATGGCATTACAACACTGAACAGATAGTCCCACCAGTGGACGAAGTGTGTCGAATTGgaaacaggaaattagctttgaaAGTGTGTCGAATTGgaa
This window contains:
- the LOC135531563 gene encoding CCR4-NOT transcription complex subunit 4-like, coding for MDPMECPLCLELLETDDAHFFPCTCGYQICRFCWHRIRTDENGLCPACRKPYPENPAVYNPLSAEELQRIKNEKKAKQVEKKQKTTENRKHLASVRVVQRNLVFLVGLSQRLADPE